One part of the Nocardioides zeae genome encodes these proteins:
- the metX gene encoding homoserine O-acetyltransferase MetX, whose amino-acid sequence MSRGPGLGLVATRHAVVATPEHPLRLTGGGVLRHVEVAYETYGELAAARDNVVLVAHALTGDAHAAGHHGDPARRGWWDNLIGPGRAIDTDRFFVVCPNILGGCRGTTGPSSVDPATGRAHGPDFPELHVADLVAVHRRLLDHLGIGAVHAGVGGSLGGMQVLQWLAEEPERLQRAVLVAATARLTAENIGFSSVAREAITADPDFHGGRYAEHGVVPARGLKVARMMAHITYVSAQGLEEKYGRAGIEGYLQHQGDAFVRRFDANSYLVLTRLLDRFDPFADPAFAKAVASGDPRVLAISFDSDWRFGTSHSRFVVDELAAAGLDVAHHELASPWGHDSFLLEPPGYHALVAEHLRS is encoded by the coding sequence GTGAGCCGAGGACCGGGCCTCGGCCTCGTCGCCACGCGGCACGCCGTCGTCGCGACGCCGGAGCACCCGCTCCGGCTGACCGGCGGCGGCGTGCTGCGGCACGTCGAGGTGGCCTACGAGACGTACGGCGAGCTCGCCGCCGCCCGCGACAACGTCGTGCTCGTCGCGCACGCCCTCACCGGCGACGCCCACGCGGCCGGCCACCACGGCGACCCGGCCCGCCGGGGGTGGTGGGACAACCTCATCGGACCGGGCCGCGCGATCGACACCGACCGGTTCTTCGTCGTGTGCCCCAACATCCTCGGCGGGTGCCGCGGCACGACCGGGCCGTCGTCCGTCGATCCCGCGACCGGCCGGGCCCACGGCCCGGACTTCCCCGAGCTGCACGTCGCGGACCTCGTCGCCGTGCACCGCCGGCTCCTCGACCACCTGGGGATCGGTGCGGTCCACGCGGGGGTCGGTGGCTCCCTCGGTGGCATGCAGGTGCTCCAGTGGCTGGCCGAGGAGCCGGAGCGGCTGCAGCGGGCCGTCCTCGTCGCCGCCACGGCGCGGCTGACGGCCGAGAACATCGGGTTCTCCTCCGTCGCGCGGGAGGCCATCACCGCCGACCCGGACTTCCACGGCGGGCGGTACGCCGAGCACGGCGTCGTGCCCGCCCGGGGGCTGAAGGTGGCGCGGATGATGGCCCACATCACGTACGTCTCGGCGCAGGGGCTGGAGGAGAAGTACGGGCGCGCCGGGATCGAGGGCTACCTCCAGCACCAGGGGGACGCGTTCGTGCGGCGCTTCGACGCGAACTCCTACCTCGTGCTGACGCGGCTGCTCGACCGGTTCGACCCGTTCGCCGACCCGGCGTTCGCGAAGGCCGTCGCGTCGGGCGACCCGCGGGTCCTGGCCATCAGCTTCGACTCGGACTGGCGGTTCGGCACGTCGCACTCGCGGTTCGTCGTCGACGAGCTGGCCGCGGCGGGGCTGGACGTCGCGCACCACGAGCTCGCCTCGCCCTGGGGCCACGACTCGTTCCTGCTCGAGCCGCCGGGCTACCACGCGCTGGTGGCGGAGCACCTGCGGTCGTGA
- a CDS encoding helix-turn-helix domain-containing protein, with protein sequence MDETRDPTAAAVGARVRALRSDRGLTLSALARAAGIGKASLSELEQGRRNPTLATLYAVAGPLGVPLVALLGDAPGAVVADAGDPGDPGLVARLLHVDRDPGTTTEVYWIELPPGGRRASIPHAGGAVEHVLVVRGSLVVTVDGVPTTLGPGEAHAWRADVPHGYAAGPDGAAGVDTIRTGRS encoded by the coding sequence GTGGACGAGACCCGCGACCCCACCGCCGCCGCCGTCGGCGCCCGGGTGCGCGCGCTGCGGTCCGACCGCGGTCTCACCCTCAGCGCGCTCGCCCGTGCGGCGGGGATCGGCAAGGCCTCGCTCTCCGAGCTCGAGCAGGGGCGGCGGAACCCGACGCTCGCGACGCTGTACGCCGTGGCCGGACCCCTCGGCGTACCGCTCGTGGCGCTCCTCGGCGACGCGCCCGGCGCGGTCGTGGCGGACGCCGGCGACCCCGGCGACCCCGGGCTCGTCGCCCGCCTGCTCCACGTCGACCGGGATCCCGGGACGACGACGGAGGTCTACTGGATCGAGCTGCCGCCCGGCGGACGGCGCGCGTCCATCCCCCACGCCGGCGGCGCCGTCGAGCACGTGCTCGTCGTCCGCGGGTCCCTCGTCGTCACCGTCGACGGCGTCCCGACCACGCTCGGCCCGGGCGAGGCGCACGCCTGGCGGGCCGACGTCCCGCACGGGTACGCCGCGGGACCCGACGGCGCCGCGGGCGTCGACACCATCAGGACCGGCCGGAGCTGA
- the rplU gene encoding 50S ribosomal protein L21 codes for MYAIVRAGAKQQKVAVGDVIEIDKTEVAVGESLTLPVVLVVDGETVSSTGLDKASVTAEVVGATKGPKIIIQKYKNKTGYKKRQGHRQKYTQVKVTGISL; via the coding sequence GTGTACGCGATCGTGCGCGCAGGCGCCAAGCAGCAGAAGGTTGCCGTCGGCGACGTCATCGAGATCGACAAGACCGAGGTCGCGGTCGGCGAGTCGCTGACCCTGCCGGTGGTGCTGGTCGTCGACGGCGAGACCGTGTCGTCGACCGGTCTGGACAAGGCCTCCGTGACGGCCGAGGTCGTCGGTGCCACCAAGGGCCCGAAGATCATCATCCAGAAGTACAAGAACAAGACCGGCTACAAGAAGCGCCAGGGTCACCGTCAGAAGTACACCCAGGTCAAGGTCACCGGCATCTCGCTCTGA
- the rpmA gene encoding 50S ribosomal protein L27, which produces MAHKKGAASTKNGRDSNAQRLGVKRYGGQLVNAGEIIVRQRGTHFHPGNDVGRGGDDTLFALAAGKVEFGTRRGRRVVNIVPGE; this is translated from the coding sequence ATGGCACACAAGAAGGGCGCCGCGTCCACCAAGAACGGTCGCGACTCCAACGCGCAGCGTCTGGGCGTCAAGCGCTACGGCGGCCAGCTCGTCAACGCCGGCGAGATCATCGTCCGCCAGCGCGGCACGCACTTCCACCCGGGCAACGACGTCGGCCGTGGTGGCGACGACACGCTGTTCGCCCTCGCGGCGGGCAAGGTCGAGTTCGGCACGCGCCGCGGCCGTCGTGTCGTGAACATCGTCCCGGGCGAGTGA
- the obgE gene encoding GTPase ObgE — protein MAVPTFVDRVTLHVAAGRGGNGVASVHREKFKPLGGPDGGNGGPGGSVILRVDPGVTTLLDYHHSPKRRAEHGGHGAGAHRNGAHGGDLVLPVPDGTVVRGEDGELLADMVGAGTEMVIAQGGRGGLGNAALASAKRKAPGFALLGEPGDELTISLELKVVADIGLVGFPSAGKSSLIAAMSRARPKIADYPFTTLVPNLGVVTAGDTVFTVADVPGLIEGASEGRGLGHDFLRHIERCAALVHVIDTASIEPGRNPVDDLDVIENELARYGGLEDRPRLVALNKVDVPDGSDIADMVVEDLVARGLDVHLVSAASGAGVRELTFAMARIVQDARAARPVVEATRIVLRPGGADGGDEFTVTETGEGWRVRGTKPERWVRQTDFSNDEAVGFLADRLNRLGIEEKLVKLGAVEGDTVLIGHPDNAVVFDFKPGIDAGAEMLGRRGEDQRFTEERPAAARRRAIDEGFEDRAEGEARADVARRVDGPVSYEIGGADDPDAEPVPEDLGWSEDDPSRSEER, from the coding sequence ATGGCCGTCCCCACCTTCGTCGACCGCGTCACCCTCCACGTGGCGGCGGGCCGGGGCGGCAACGGCGTCGCCTCGGTGCACCGCGAGAAGTTCAAGCCCCTCGGCGGCCCCGACGGCGGCAACGGCGGTCCGGGCGGCTCGGTCATCCTGCGCGTCGACCCCGGCGTGACGACGCTGCTCGACTACCACCACAGCCCGAAGCGCCGCGCCGAGCACGGCGGTCACGGCGCCGGCGCGCACCGCAACGGCGCCCACGGCGGCGACCTGGTGCTCCCGGTGCCGGACGGCACCGTCGTGCGCGGCGAGGACGGCGAGCTGCTCGCCGACATGGTCGGCGCCGGCACCGAGATGGTCATCGCCCAGGGCGGCCGGGGCGGCCTCGGCAACGCGGCCCTCGCCTCGGCGAAGCGCAAGGCCCCGGGCTTCGCGCTGCTCGGCGAGCCCGGTGACGAGCTGACGATCAGCCTCGAGCTGAAGGTCGTGGCCGACATCGGTCTCGTCGGCTTCCCGAGCGCCGGCAAGTCCTCGCTCATCGCCGCCATGTCGCGGGCGCGGCCGAAGATCGCCGACTACCCGTTCACGACCCTCGTGCCCAACCTCGGCGTCGTCACCGCGGGGGACACCGTGTTCACCGTGGCCGACGTGCCGGGCCTCATCGAGGGCGCCAGCGAGGGACGCGGTCTCGGCCACGACTTCCTCCGCCACATCGAGCGGTGCGCCGCGCTGGTGCACGTCATCGACACGGCCAGCATCGAGCCGGGCCGCAACCCGGTGGACGACCTCGACGTGATCGAGAACGAGCTGGCGCGCTACGGCGGGCTCGAGGACCGGCCCCGGCTGGTCGCGCTCAACAAGGTCGACGTGCCCGACGGCTCCGACATCGCCGACATGGTGGTGGAGGACCTCGTGGCCCGGGGGCTCGACGTCCACCTCGTCTCGGCGGCGTCGGGCGCGGGCGTGCGCGAGCTGACCTTCGCGATGGCCCGGATCGTGCAGGACGCGCGTGCGGCGCGTCCCGTCGTCGAGGCCACGCGGATCGTGCTGCGCCCGGGCGGTGCCGACGGCGGCGACGAGTTCACCGTCACGGAGACGGGCGAGGGCTGGCGCGTGCGCGGCACGAAGCCCGAGCGCTGGGTGCGGCAGACCGACTTCAGCAACGACGAGGCCGTGGGCTTCCTCGCCGACCGCCTCAACCGGCTCGGCATCGAGGAGAAGCTGGTCAAGCTGGGCGCGGTCGAGGGCGACACGGTGCTCATCGGCCACCCCGACAACGCGGTGGTCTTCGACTTCAAGCCGGGCATCGACGCGGGCGCCGAGATGCTCGGGCGCCGCGGCGAGGACCAGCGCTTCACCGAGGAGCGGCCGGCGGCCGCGCGTCGCCGCGCGATCGACGAGGGCTTCGAGGACCGCGCCGAGGGCGAGGCCCGTGCCGACGTGGCCCGCCGTGTCGACGGCCCGGTGTCCTACGAGATCGGCGGAGCCGACGACCCGGACGCCGAGCCCGTGCCCGAGGACCTGGGGTGGAGCGAGGACGACCCGTCCCGCAGCGAGGAGCGGTGA
- the proB gene encoding glutamate 5-kinase, whose product MSRPEVTAARRVVVKVGSSSLTTAEGGIAPERLQALVTALAAVRARGVEVVLVSSGAIAAGLAPLGLKRRPKGLAAQQAAASVGQGLLVAQYTAALAAYGVTTGQVLLTVDDVVRRSHYRNAHQTFAKLLELGVLPIVNENDTVATQEIRFGDNDRLAALVAHLVHADLLVLLSDVDGLYDGNPALPGTSLLTDVRSDADLAEVEIGSVGSAGVGTGGMVTKVEAARIATGAGIPVVLTSAPNAAAALAGDPIGTLFHATGRRRPTRLLWLRHATEGKGALLLDAGAVRAVLGRRASLLAAGVTGSEGTFHAGDPVDLVGPDGVAVARGLVNFDAEEIPRLAGRSSAELAAALGAEYEREVVHRDDLVLL is encoded by the coding sequence GTGAGCCGGCCCGAGGTGACGGCGGCGCGTCGCGTCGTCGTCAAGGTCGGTTCCTCCTCGCTCACGACGGCGGAGGGCGGCATCGCGCCCGAGCGTCTCCAGGCGCTGGTGACGGCGCTGGCCGCCGTGCGAGCCCGCGGCGTCGAGGTCGTGCTGGTCTCCTCCGGCGCGATCGCCGCCGGTCTCGCCCCGCTCGGTCTCAAGCGCCGCCCGAAGGGCCTCGCCGCGCAGCAGGCCGCCGCGTCGGTGGGCCAGGGCCTGCTGGTGGCGCAGTACACGGCGGCGCTCGCGGCGTACGGCGTCACCACGGGCCAGGTGCTCCTCACCGTGGACGACGTGGTCCGGCGCTCGCACTACCGCAACGCCCACCAGACCTTCGCCAAGCTCCTCGAGCTCGGGGTGCTGCCGATCGTCAACGAGAACGACACCGTCGCCACCCAGGAGATCCGCTTCGGTGACAACGACCGGCTGGCGGCGCTCGTGGCGCACCTCGTGCACGCGGACCTGCTCGTGCTGCTGTCCGACGTGGACGGGCTCTACGACGGCAACCCCGCCCTGCCGGGCACCTCGCTGCTCACCGACGTGCGCTCCGACGCGGACCTCGCGGAGGTCGAGATCGGGTCGGTCGGCTCCGCCGGGGTGGGCACGGGCGGGATGGTGACGAAGGTCGAGGCGGCGCGGATCGCGACGGGCGCCGGGATCCCCGTCGTGCTGACGTCGGCGCCCAACGCGGCCGCGGCCCTCGCCGGCGACCCGATCGGCACGCTCTTCCACGCCACCGGTCGCCGCCGCCCGACGCGGCTGCTGTGGCTGCGCCACGCCACCGAGGGCAAGGGCGCGCTGCTGCTCGACGCGGGGGCGGTGCGGGCCGTGCTCGGCCGGCGCGCCTCGCTGCTCGCCGCCGGCGTGACCGGCTCCGAGGGCACCTTCCACGCGGGCGACCCGGTCGACCTCGTCGGGCCCGACGGCGTCGCGGTCGCCCGCGGGCTGGTCAACTTCGACGCCGAGGAGATCCCGCGGCTCGCGGGCCGCTCCAGCGCCGAGCTCGCCGCCGCCCTGGGCGCGGAGTACGAGCGGGAGGTCGTCCACCGGGACGACCTGGTCCTGCTCTGA